The nucleotide sequence CAGGCCAAACAGGTAGTTGTAGTTGGCTGAAGCAATGAGCGCCGCCCAAAAGGGAATCGCTTCGATTTGTAGATACATCACCAGCGCATAAAACAACACCCAGAGGGTGCATAGCAGGATGACCCCGAGGACAGTTTTTGGTTTTGTTATTTTCATTTTTAAGGTTGAATAGTTTTTGTATTCTCCCACAGATATGGGATCAAAAAATTCTGTGGCATTTCATGCCGCTGCAATACGACCATTCCGCCGACTGGCGGACGGTTTTGTGAGAGGAAAATCGTCATAGAGCCCGCATTCCTAAACCTGGTAGGTTTAGGAATGCTTTCTTATCGTTTTATCAATATAATCCTATCAAACCAAAAATTCAAGCTCTTTATTTTTTTGCGGCCAATTTCTTTTGCAAATTTGGCATTAAATCATTTTTCACCCAGGAATAGTCAGGATTAATTTGTAGCGCCTTTTCGAAATTTGTTTTTGCAGCTTCCAACTCTCCATTTTCCATCTGAAGCATGCCCAACCAGGTATAAGCTTCCTCATACCCCCAATTGGGCAGCAACGGATCAGTAACTTGGTAACTATTGAAAAAAGCAATAGCCTGTTCGAAATATTGTTGTGCCTTGTCCTTACCGCCACCGAACATTTTTGGCGTAAAATAGGCCGACCAACCAGCGATCAAATGAGTTCGCGGATTATTTGGCTCTAACTCCAGCGCCTTTGCCATTTCTTTACCCGATTTCGGTCCCAGCACCATGGCCGAAAATGGGTTCACAGCGATTTTATTTCCATATAATGCGCCTAAAAGACTGTGCGCTTCTGCAAAGTCAGGCTTACTTGTAACGCAGTTTTGCAACTGCTCGATCCCATCATCAAGAAACGCCTTAGCCTTATCTTGAGCCTCAATAGTAAAATAGAAAGTTGTTAATCGATAATCCGCCAGAGCGAGGTAATATTGCACCAGCCAAGCCTCTGTTGGCTGAGCTGTTATCAGCCGTTCGAAAAAAGCACGAGCTTGCAATAAATCTGCTTCCTGCCAGGTATTTTCTGCCTGTTTTAATTTCTCCTTACCCTGGAGAATTAATGAACTGAAATCATTTTGAGTTTTAGCGAAAGATAGCAGCGCCGTGAAAAAAACGAAAAGTAGGATGAATGTAATGGTGTTTCTCATTTGAGCCTCCTGCTAAATCAAATTTCGTAATGAAAATTTTTCAATTCTTGACCAATAAATGAATCGAGAAAATAAAAACGCTGAAGATCATCTGTTGGTTTCATCCATCAATTTGAGTATATGTCTTCTATCAATCACAAATTAAATGAAACTCCAAAATAAACCGACCTGCCAAACGAGCTATCCACCGCATCCCGCCGCTGATAATCAGACGAATAACGATAATCATAGATGTTGATTCTTCCCTCCAGATTGGAGATGCCTAAATAAAAGACCGTCAGATTTCCTTCGAAAAAGCGTTGCAAATGGGAGAGGGTCAAATCGACTCGCATATAATCTGGAACTCTCGCCTGATGATATTTATCGGGCGCAGGGGTATACGGTTTTCCCGTGGCATAACGAAAGCTGATTCCCGCCGAAAAATTTTTGGGCAGCGTGGCATTCAGCACCAGCGTCAAGTTGTGGGTGATATCGAAATAAGGCGGGGCCAACGTTGGCGCATCCAGCCATTTGCGGCGAGCCTTGAGCCAGCTATATGAAATCCAGCCAGAGATTGGTCCCCAAGAATTTTTGGCAAATACATCGATGCCAGTGGCATAGCCATGCCCCTGATTGACATAATTCAATTGCTCCTCTTCCAGCAGCAGCTTGGAGTAATTTTTATAGTAGCCTTCCAGACGAAAAATTTTATTCTCTTGCTGAAACGCATAGCCGATAATGTAATGTACCGCTTGCATCGAGGACAACTGGGGATTGCCGATGTAAGGATCATAATAGCTCGGCTCAGGAAACTGGTGATAGATACCCCAACTGGCCGTGAGATTCGACTGGGGCGTTAACGAATAGATCAGCGCCAATCGTGGATCAAGTATAAATTTTTTGGAAATGGACTCATACTCACCCCGCAGCCCTGGGGTCATTTTTATTCCCAAAGGACCAAATAACTCCAACTCGATAAATTGAGCGGCTCGGTAGGAATTGTAATCGGTATACACCTGATCGGTTGGCGCAGTAGGGCTTAAATCCAATTCATTTTGGGTGATGGTTCCTGAAATCAAGGTCTGATTCTTAAAAAATTCCATGCCCGCTTGTAAGGTGTATCCCTGGAATGATTCGATCTCAGCATTGAGCCGTGCCTGATAGAGTCGATCCTCAAAATCCAGCTCCATTACGCTCAGCCGCACATCCCGCTTGAAATTGCTGAACGCCAGATTCGCCTGCAATAAAAATTTTTTCTGGACCAGGCTATGGTATTTCAGATGATAAAGCTGGTTGGAATTATTGCCGTGAAAATGAGTCGAATAATCAGGATCGTCGATCTCCACGCCGACTTTATCGGCGGCTCGATAGGCGAAAAATTTGAGCTGGCTTTGCGGATTCATTTTATAAACTGAATTGAAATTGAAATCATAAGAAAATGGATACTGGGAGAAATCCTTGCTGCAGTTATTCAATTGGAACATCATCTTTGTATTGCTGCGATTGCCTGACAGGGAAAAGCCAAATTTGTCATCAACAAGCGGCACAGCCAAATAAATCGATTCAGCCGCCAGTCCCAAGCCCAATCCGATGGCCCGTTGGTCGGGCAGATCGAGGCTTTCCATGGCCAAAGCGCCTGATAGAGCGTTCCCATACTGCGCCGAGAAACCGCCACTGGAGAAGAAAGTCCCCTTCAATAGGAATGGGCTGAACGTCCCGAAAAAGCCACCAGTGGGCGATTCGTATTTATAAGGGTGATTGATGATAGCGCCGTCCAGCAGCACCACCGTTTCCGAGACATCGCCGCCACGGACAAATAAGCCAGCGCCTTCATCGACCTGTTGCAAGCCAGGAAAAGTTTTGATCGCCCAGAACAGATCGGCCGCCGCACCAGGCGTGCGCACCACATCCATGGCTGTGAGCGTGACCCCCTCGCCTTCATCAGTAGCGGTGAAGGCGCTGGCCGTGACCATCACCGATCGCCCTCGTATTTCGATTTGTCTCAATTTGATGTTGATTTCGATGATCGAGCCAGCTTTCAACTCCAATTCTTTTTCAAAAGATTGGTAGCCGATGTAGGAACAGATTAATGTGACTTTGCCCGATGCTTTGGTTTTAAAAGAAAAATTGCCCAGGCTATCCGAAACGCTCCCTTCCATTCGTCCTTTGAGGAAGATATTGGCAAACGGCAGGGGCGTATTTTTCTCGTTAATGACCGAGCCCTTAATCGTACAGATGGGTTCTGGCTGGGCCAAGGAATTTGCAGAGAGGAGGATTGACCAGAGCGCCATCAAAATGAAATAAGTGGTTCTCATGAGCTGTTTTCCCCTTCAAATGAATTCAAAAGATTTCCAGCGGATCGAAAGATCCAGCAGATATGTTTTGTCGCCAATCTTTGGATAAAATAATCAATTGATCTGGATTTTTCAAAACATTATCCGCCAATGGAATTATTATTCGGTGAAAAGAATTTTTAGTCGGGGAATGAGCCAGATCATCGAGCAAGAATGGTTCAATAATCCGGGGATGAATGGAGCGGCGGAATGGTTTGCGGATTTATTGGTCACTAAAATTGGGGTTCAAGCCTTCAATTAAAGGATTGCTCAAACGGAAAGTACTTGGATGCTAAATCGCAGTCATCTTCGGAAACAACTCTAATTGTGTCTCATACAGTCCCACTTGCTTGATAATTTTATCGACTCTGGATAAATCTTTCTCGATATCGAGATTATCCGTGTCGACAACCAGGACCCGGTTACGCAACGCATAACGTTTGATCCAATCTTCGTATGCTCGGTTCAACTGGGCAAGATACTCTTTGCTAATCCTTCGTTCGTAGTCGCGGCCCCGCTTGCGGATGCGGCTGATCAGGGTCCAAGTAGAAGCCCGAAGATAGATGATAAGATCCGGGTAGCGGAGAGAATCAATAATAGTCTCATATAGATCGCGATAGCTGCGATAATCCTTTTCTGACATCACCTGGTTCAGGTACAAATTTTTGGCGAACACCTCGCCATCCTCAAAAATCGTTCGATCTTGAATACAGGTCATCGTGGTTCGCTGGATTTCCAGATGCGCTTTGAAGCGCTGGGTCAAGAAAAATATTTGTGAATGAAAGCTCCAGCGCTCCATATCATGGTAGAAATCCGCCAGGTACGGATTCTCTACAACTTTTTCATAGTATGGCCGCCAGCCAAAATGTTCACTTAGCAGTTTGGTCCAAGTAGTTTTTCCCACACCAATATTGCCAGCTAAAGCAAAAAAATAATTGCTGTCGCTCAAATTTTACCTCAATTTGGTTTTAGCAAGTGGGCAGTTGTCAATTATCAGTCTAAAGTTCTTTATAGCAGATCGCTGATGATTTTATAGTCACCAATGATTCACAAAAAAATCAATTTTCCATTTCGCTGAATCAGCACGGTATCCTTCAACCAATGTTTATCATCGCGCTCAGGATAATCAGTGGTGTAGTGGAGTCCTCGGCTTTCTTTTCGATAAAGGGCGCAATTGATGATCAGCCGGGCAACCTGCACCAGATTTCGAAGCTCGATCAGCCCTGCAGTGATTTTGGTCTTTTTATAAAAATTTTCTACCTCCCTGGCGATCAAATTAACCCGGCGCAGCGCTCGTTGCAGCCTCAAATTCGACCGAACTATGCCCACATAATCCCACATTAAACTCTGGACTTCTTCTTTGTCATGAGAGATCAGTACCCATTCCTCTTGATTAAAAGTGCCCTCATCGTTCCAGATTGGAATATCGGGGAAGCTGATCTCGGGAAATCGCTGCTTTTGTTCCAACACAGATTGATAGACCTGATCTGCAAACACAACAGCTTCCAACAGCGAATTGGAGGCCAATCGATTGGCACCATGAAGTCCTGTGCACGCCACTTCGCCGCAGGCGTATAAATTTTCAATATTGGTGCGACCATGGATGTCCGTTACGACTCCACCGCACATATAATGGGCGGCTGGCACGACAGGGATTGGCTGGGTTGTGATATCAATATTGAATTTCAGGCAATTTTCATAAATGTGTGGAAAGCGAGCCTTGATTTCGTCAGCGTTTTTATGGGTGATATCGAGATAAACGAATTCCTCACCGCGTTTTTTCAATTCGGCATCGATGGCACGAGCCACGATATCCCGGGGCGCAAGTTCGGCCATGGGATGGTATTTTTCCATAAATAGCGCCCCATTTTGGGTCTTTAATTTTGCTCCAAAGCCACGCACAGCTTCTGAGATCAGAAATGATTTGCTCTGTGGATGATAAAGGGTCGTGGGATGAAATTGCATGAATTCTAAATTTGCGATTTTAGCGCCCGCGCGATAGGCCATGGCGATCCCATCACCGGTGGCAATTGCTGGATTGGTGGTGTGCTGATACACCTGGCCACATCCACCTGTTGCGAGGATTGTGGTTCTTGCCAGAAATTGATGAATCTGACCACTGGCTTCATCCAGAACGTATGCGCCCCAACAGTGCAAAGGCTGAGTGAGATCCGAGAACTTCAAGCCCAAATGATGTTCAGTGATTAAATCAATTGCCAAATTTTGTTCCAGGATGGTAATATTAGGATGCCGCTTCGTCGCCTCAAGCAATGATTGTTCCACTACCTTGCCTGTGAGATCCTTGGCATGAACAATCCGATTCCGGCTGTGTCCTCCTTCCCGGCCCAAATCAAGCTGGTGATTCTGCGGTGGGCTCTGGCGTGAAAATTCGACCCCCCAAGCAATCAGCTCCCGAACGCGCTCCGGGCCATTGCGCACCACCAGCTCAACAACGTCGTCGTGACATAGCCCAGCCCCTGCCTTTTTCGTATCCTCGATATGGAGATCAAAGGAATCATCCGGGGATAAAACCGCCGCCAGCCCTCCCTGCGCATAGTTAGTATTCGATTCCGCCCGCTCTTTTTTCGTGATTATGGTAACCGTCCCGTGTTGAGCTGCCTTTAAAGAGAAAGAGAGACCAGCAATGCCGCTGCCGATAACAAGAAAATCTGTTTTGATTGTCATTGGAGTTTTAGATTAATTCGGTGGTCATTATTGAACAAAGCAATATTTTTAAAATTTGCTGGAGCGCAGAGCTCGCGAATAGCCCCAGAAGCCCATGAGGGAATTCATTTTGAAAACCAGATTTTTGCCAAGCATTTAGTAACCTGAAAACGATTTTATTAAGCTTCATCAAGCCCAAAGCCACCAAATCCCTGCCAGGAAAACGAATAGCAAATCACCTGCCCCCTTCGGTTTTGAAATCTAATCGGTGCTAAACGAAAAACCACCTCTCTGTCATTTCGACAGGGGGGAGCAATCTTTAGATGAAATAATCTCCAGGTCATCAGATTTCTCGCTTCGTTCGGAATAACATTTTTGCTAAAAATTTATTGGTTTTCGTTCCAGTACTAATGATGAGAAGTCTGTTCAAAAAACTTCATTGAAGACAGATGAGCGATATTAAACATAATATAATTTTGTCATAAAATCAAGGGGAATGTTTTTCAATTGTTGAACGCCAAGCTTGGATGGAATTTGTGGGCAATATAAAAATTGGAATGAGATGGCAGAGAAGAAATAAAAAAGGCCAGCACCGCGTTCCCAGTTCAGTGCTGGCCCCCCCCTAATCTCAGATGTGAATCAATTAACCTAAAGAGAGCTCCCAGTCCTCTTTCATCAAATTGAATTGCTCAAATTTTTCACCCATACAATATAGGCAATTCGCCAGCTTTGCGGAAAATATTTTTTAACGAACTGCTCAGGCAGTTTCAACAGCGAATTTACTATTTGGGAGAATACAGCTCGACCAGTCTAGTGCCTTTATAATAATGCTGCAAAATTTGTTGATAGGGGATCTGTTTCATCGCCATCACTGTGGCGCCAACCTGACAGAGTCCTACCCCATGGCCCCAACCAGCACCTTTAAGCCTAAGCTGCTTAAGTCGGCCACTGCTATCGTATTCCTTGATTACATAAAAACATGAACTGTAAAGGTGGCTTTTAGATAAGGCGCGACGGATCTGGAGTTCTTTTCCTATTTTTAAGCGCTTTTTAGACCCAACAATTTCAATATAAATCAATCTCCCCGAGTCCCCGCGCTCCAGTGGGATAATGTCGATGAGCTCTCCAATGTCATGACCCGTCTTTTCCGCGATCAACCGCTCCAGTTCCTCTCGCTGGTAAATGACCTCCCAGCGGAACAGATTCTGAGTGGAATAAAGGTTGGCAAGCTTTGGCGGTAATGGGTGGAGGTGCGTGTTACAATAGGCTGGTACTTCGGTATCGATCAATTGCCGAGCTTTCTCCTCGGTATTAGCTGGGCAGTCGATGGGCTGGTCGCTGTCGATACCCGTAACCATGTACGGGATATGGCGATTTTCCCAGACATTATGATAGGCTTCCATGATGCCGCCACAGATTTTTGAATAGCGGGCATCGCAGACCTCGTTTTCATACATGATCACCTGACCCCAGGTGCTTTCGACTGCTTGACGGGAGGCTGGCTGCTCCCGTTTCTTCCCCTGATAGCATTGGCAATGATCATCAGAGCAAAGATGGAAATTGGTATTATAATGATGTTTTCCCATAGTGGCCAAAACAGTGTTTCGAGCGACCACGGTCTGTGCTTTGAGCAATTCCAGCGGACAATCCGGTGTCATTTCTGAGGAATTCACGCTGACCAAGTAATTTTCAAGATCCAATTCATTGATCACCACCAATTTCCCCTGGTTGTTAAATCCGATTTCAATGATGCCCCGATAGTCCAAATCTTCATACCGCTGCCAATGAAATTCAATACCGATAATGATATCTTTCACCGTAATATGGGTATTAGGTGTCTGGTGCTCTGGGACTAGTCGAACTGGCGCCTCGAAGATTTTATCATCAATCTGAATGGTCCCTTTTGCCGGCGAAAGCACCCGCTCGACAATTACATACTCGCCCAATTGCTCTTGAAGATTCCGAAATGCCAAGGCCTCCTCATAGCTGCCAAAGTCGCCAATAACAACCCAATGTTCGCGATTGTCGATGCGGTGACCATTGATTTCAAAATTTAGGCCAACGGTTCGAATGGATGTGGCAAGCCCTTGCTGTCGCAATGCATCGGCTCGTTGTTCGGCTTGGGCAAGTTCTTTCTCAATACCAGCGCGTACCTGATAGCGCAAACCCGCCGGCTGTTGGGAAGCGATAGTGAGGAGATAATCCCGATTCGGTTGTCCTGAATAGAGTTTCTGCCCATGAACATTTTGCAGAGAGAAGCTTTCATTGCACCGCAATATGACGCGATCTGCTGATTGCAGAACGCCAATTCGGATTATAGGAATATTTTGAGATGCGATCAAGAGGTCCCTCCAAATTGAAAAAGTTCAAGATTTCAGTAAAATGAAAAGCGAAAAAATATGGCAGCGACTTTTCGCTGTTACAAAAAACTCTTTGGTATTATGAAATGAGAATCTAAACGAAACCGATCAAATTGTATAGAAACGTTTGAAACAAAATAGATGCTTGTTGGCATTTTTCAAATGAACAGGAATGTTCTTTCAATTTAAAAACGGATGTGATCACCGCTTTAGACTTCATGGATAGAGATGAGCTGAGTCGTGCGATTCAGTAAATTCATAGAAAAGCTTCATGCCCCAAACAGTTGCTATGATTGCAGCCAGAACAACTGGAATTTGGACATGATCTCCGCGCAAATACCATCGCATCTGATCCGGCGAGAGATTAACGAACACGATCGCCAAGCTATTGTTGATAAAATGCACGATAATTGGGGGGATGATGCTATTGCTTTTCCATGCCATAACCCCCAAAATGACCCCAATAATGATGACTTGAATTAGCCACCATGGGTTGAAATGGATCACCGCAAAGAGCAACGCACTCGACATGACCGCTTTGGTGATGTCGAAGTGATGTTCGAAGCTTGTTTGAACAAAACCGCGAAAAAGCATCTCCTCAACGATAGCGGCAAATATCACAGAGGAGACAACGATAATGATGAGATCGGAATGCGACTCAATTTTGAGTGCCGCCTCGATCGCTTGTCGGACAGCATCGGGCATTGGGAAAAATATTTCTACGATGCGATCAATTTCATCTGTAACCACAGCGATTCCCAACGCAATGATGATACTGATCAGAACCACACGGGAGTTGACCCCTCGCAATCGAAACAAAGCTACCGCCGAAAGACGATTTTTATAAATGAACAAGAGCGCTGGCAAGATAACAACCGCTTCTAAAAGGTACAACTCCTTGGTAGCGCCGAGCATGGTTCCGATAAGGCCCAGCAAGAATACGATACCAATAGTGAGCAAAATGACAAAGATCACCTGCCGAACGGAAGGATACATGGTGATATCATGTTCTGAGTTCATGTTACAAGCCCAGTTAATTGATGATTCGACTAATTATCAGGGCAGCGGCCACCGCCATATTAAGCGATTCCGCTTTGCCATAACTTGGAATTTTGACGAGTTTATCGAAATATGGATAAAGCTTTGGTCGAATGCCATGATGTTCGTTTCCGATAACCATCAGGAGCGGTCGAGGATAGGTAACCTGATGATAGGCATAGGTTCCATTAACATCAGCGCCAAAAATAGAATAACCCAGCTGTTTCATTCTTGGTAGCCAGTCACAAAGATCGAGCTGTTCCACAATAGGCAGGTGAAAAATGGACCCCATCGTGGAACGAACTACCTTTGGGTTGAACAGCTCTACGGTTCCTTTGCCCAAAAATATTGCTGAGACGCCAAACCAGTCGCAGGTTCGAATGATCGTTCCCAAATTGCCGGGATCTTGTCCAGCATCGATGACGATTCCGAATTCAAAACCAGACCTTATCACATCATCCAAGTGGAATTTCTTTTGCTCGACGATCGCAAATATCCCCTGAGAATTGACTGTATCGGCCAATTTTCGGACATCAAGCGCTTCGATTTTCTCGACCTTGATAGCCTTAAGACTGGCCAAGTTTAAAAGGTCGGTGTATTTTTCCTTAGCTAACAACTCGGGTGCAATAAGCAATGTTTCGACCTCAAAATCAGATCGGATGGCCTCGGTGCAGAGATGGTATCCTTCGACCAGAAATTTGCGATGAGTTTCCCGATATTTTTTGCGCTTTAAAGAGAGGATGTAATTGAATCGAGCTTTTGAAAGCATACGATTAATTGAGATCGAAATACTTTTCTTCTTCTTCTTTGATAAATTTAACAACTTCCTGGGGGGATTTGGAATCAAGTAATCGGTTCCGAAATTCCGGCCGATGCATCAATCGAGAGATTCGACTGAGCGCTTTTAAGTGCGGCCCTGTTTTATCTGGTGGCCCAATGAGCATAAAGATCAATCGCACTGGCTTATTATCGATTGATTGAAAGTCCACATCCTTATCGGTGATCCCCAATGAGGCAACAACATCCTTCACTCCCTCCGCTTTGCCATGCGGAATAGCGACTTGGTTGCCGACACCCGTGCTCATTACCTGCTCTCTATCTAAGATCGCTTTCAAAATTCGATCTCGGTCCTCTATTTTGTGATGCCTGAATAGATGGTCCACCATCTCTTCAATGATTTTTTCTTTATCATGGTTTTTCAAGGGAATGATCACATCATCATTGGATAAAATTTCCGCCA is from candidate division KSB1 bacterium and encodes:
- a CDS encoding tetratricopeptide repeat protein, translating into MRNTITFILLFVFFTALLSFAKTQNDFSSLILQGKEKLKQAENTWQEADLLQARAFFERLITAQPTEAWLVQYYLALADYRLTTFYFTIEAQDKAKAFLDDGIEQLQNCVTSKPDFAEAHSLLGALYGNKIAVNPFSAMVLGPKSGKEMAKALELEPNNPRTHLIAGWSAYFTPKMFGGGKDKAQQYFEQAIAFFNSYQVTDPLLPNWGYEEAYTWLGMLQMENGELEAAKTNFEKALQINPDYSWVKNDLMPNLQKKLAAKK
- a CDS encoding RNA methyltransferase, giving the protein MLSKARFNYILSLKRKKYRETHRKFLVEGYHLCTEAIRSDFEVETLLIAPELLAKEKYTDLLNLASLKAIKVEKIEALDVRKLADTVNSQGIFAIVEQKKFHLDDVIRSGFEFGIVIDAGQDPGNLGTIIRTCDWFGVSAIFLGKGTVELFNPKVVRSTMGSIFHLPIVEQLDLCDWLPRMKQLGYSIFGADVNGTYAYHQVTYPRPLLMVIGNEHHGIRPKLYPYFDKLVKIPSYGKAESLNMAVAAALIISRIIN
- a CDS encoding TonB-dependent receptor — encoded protein: MRTTYFILMALWSILLSANSLAQPEPICTIKGSVINEKNTPLPFANIFLKGRMEGSVSDSLGNFSFKTKASGKVTLICSYIGYQSFEKELELKAGSIIEINIKLRQIEIRGRSVMVTASAFTATDEGEGVTLTAMDVVRTPGAAADLFWAIKTFPGLQQVDEGAGLFVRGGDVSETVVLLDGAIINHPYKYESPTGGFFGTFSPFLLKGTFFSSGGFSAQYGNALSGALAMESLDLPDQRAIGLGLGLAAESIYLAVPLVDDKFGFSLSGNRSNTKMMFQLNNCSKDFSQYPFSYDFNFNSVYKMNPQSQLKFFAYRAADKVGVEIDDPDYSTHFHGNNSNQLYHLKYHSLVQKKFLLQANLAFSNFKRDVRLSVMELDFEDRLYQARLNAEIESFQGYTLQAGMEFFKNQTLISGTITQNELDLSPTAPTDQVYTDYNSYRAAQFIELELFGPLGIKMTPGLRGEYESISKKFILDPRLALIYSLTPQSNLTASWGIYHQFPEPSYYDPYIGNPQLSSMQAVHYIIGYAFQQENKIFRLEGYYKNYSKLLLEEEQLNYVNQGHGYATGIDVFAKNSWGPISGWISYSWLKARRKWLDAPTLAPPYFDITHNLTLVLNATLPKNFSAGISFRYATGKPYTPAPDKYHQARVPDYMRVDLTLSHLQRFFEGNLTVFYLGISNLEGRINIYDYRYSSDYQRRDAVDSSFGRSVYFGVSFNL
- a CDS encoding SpoIID/LytB domain-containing protein, which translates into the protein MIASQNIPIIRIGVLQSADRVILRCNESFSLQNVHGQKLYSGQPNRDYLLTIASQQPAGLRYQVRAGIEKELAQAEQRADALRQQGLATSIRTVGLNFEINGHRIDNREHWVVIGDFGSYEEALAFRNLQEQLGEYVIVERVLSPAKGTIQIDDKIFEAPVRLVPEHQTPNTHITVKDIIIGIEFHWQRYEDLDYRGIIEIGFNNQGKLVVINELDLENYLVSVNSSEMTPDCPLELLKAQTVVARNTVLATMGKHHYNTNFHLCSDDHCQCYQGKKREQPASRQAVESTWGQVIMYENEVCDARYSKICGGIMEAYHNVWENRHIPYMVTGIDSDQPIDCPANTEEKARQLIDTEVPAYCNTHLHPLPPKLANLYSTQNLFRWEVIYQREELERLIAEKTGHDIGELIDIIPLERGDSGRLIYIEIVGSKKRLKIGKELQIRRALSKSHLYSSCFYVIKEYDSSGRLKQLRLKGAGWGHGVGLCQVGATVMAMKQIPYQQILQHYYKGTRLVELYSPK
- a CDS encoding PTS sugar transporter subunit IIA, which gives rise to MKLAEILSNDDVIIPLKNHDKEKIIEEMVDHLFRHHKIEDRDRILKAILDREQVMSTGVGNQVAIPHGKAEGVKDVVASLGITDKDVDFQSIDNKPVRLIFMLIGPPDKTGPHLKALSRISRLMHRPEFRNRLLDSKSPQEVVKFIKEEEEKYFDLN
- a CDS encoding CPBP family intramembrane metalloprotease; translation: MNSEHDITMYPSVRQVIFVILLTIGIVFLLGLIGTMLGATKELYLLEAVVILPALLFIYKNRLSAVALFRLRGVNSRVVLISIIIALGIAVVTDEIDRIVEIFFPMPDAVRQAIEAALKIESHSDLIIIVVSSVIFAAIVEEMLFRGFVQTSFEHHFDITKAVMSSALLFAVIHFNPWWLIQVIIIGVILGVMAWKSNSIIPPIIVHFINNSLAIVFVNLSPDQMRWYLRGDHVQIPVVLAAIIATVWGMKLFYEFTESHDSAHLYP
- a CDS encoding deoxynucleoside kinase, translated to MSDSNYFFALAGNIGVGKTTWTKLLSEHFGWRPYYEKVVENPYLADFYHDMERWSFHSQIFFLTQRFKAHLEIQRTTMTCIQDRTIFEDGEVFAKNLYLNQVMSEKDYRSYRDLYETIIDSLRYPDLIIYLRASTWTLISRIRKRGRDYERRISKEYLAQLNRAYEDWIKRYALRNRVLVVDTDNLDIEKDLSRVDKIIKQVGLYETQLELFPKMTAI
- the nadB gene encoding L-aspartate oxidase yields the protein MTIKTDFLVIGSGIAGLSFSLKAAQHGTVTIITKKERAESNTNYAQGGLAAVLSPDDSFDLHIEDTKKAGAGLCHDDVVELVVRNGPERVRELIAWGVEFSRQSPPQNHQLDLGREGGHSRNRIVHAKDLTGKVVEQSLLEATKRHPNITILEQNLAIDLITEHHLGLKFSDLTQPLHCWGAYVLDEASGQIHQFLARTTILATGGCGQVYQHTTNPAIATGDGIAMAYRAGAKIANLEFMQFHPTTLYHPQSKSFLISEAVRGFGAKLKTQNGALFMEKYHPMAELAPRDIVARAIDAELKKRGEEFVYLDITHKNADEIKARFPHIYENCLKFNIDITTQPIPVVPAAHYMCGGVVTDIHGRTNIENLYACGEVACTGLHGANRLASNSLLEAVVFADQVYQSVLEQKQRFPEISFPDIPIWNDEGTFNQEEWVLISHDKEEVQSLMWDYVGIVRSNLRLQRALRRVNLIAREVENFYKKTKITAGLIELRNLVQVARLIINCALYRKESRGLHYTTDYPERDDKHWLKDTVLIQRNGKLIFL